From Pedosphaera parvula Ellin514:
ACTGTCAGAGCGGCATTGCTGCTCGTCACCGAGCCATACATGTTGCTCACCACCACGCTATATGAGCCCTGGTTTCCCACCGCCACATTCGGAATGCTCAGAGAAGGATTCGTTGCCCCGGCAATATTGGTTCCATTCAATTGCCATTGATAGGAAAGCGGTCCCAGACCAGTCACACCGGTGCTTAGCGTCACGTCCGCTCCGCCGGCTGCTGAGACATTTAATGGCTGTCGAGTAATGGAAGGTGAACCGTCATTAACGAGAGCTAAGCAGTGTTGTAAACCACTGGCAATGGCTGTCGCGTTGGTGAGAACAACTGGAATATTTGTTTGACCGAAATAATTGTATTTCCAAACGACCACCGAGCCAGTTGCTTGAAGTACCATGCTGTGTGATTCACCGCCTGCAATTGCAACGGCATTCAAGATCCCTGGCGGTACGTTGGTCTGCTCGAGTTGATTATCTCCCCAAATTACCACTGTTCCATCACTCTGGATCGCGAGACTGTGATTCTCCCCGCCGGCGATGGCCACTACGTTGCTCAGTTGAGGAGGAACGTTTGTCTGGCTAAATTGATTATACCCCCATGCTACCACAGTTCCATCACTTTTAAGAGCCAGACTGTGAAGGCCGCCTCCAGCAATGGCCACTACATTGCTCAATCCGGAGGGAATATTCGTTTGGCCAAATTGATTGTACCCCCACGCTATCACTGTCCCATCCTTTTTAAGAGCAAGGCTATGTTCGAAACCTGCGGCTATTTGAGTGACGTTGCTCAATCCAATCGGCGTATTGGTTTGCCCATACTGGTTCCAACCCCAGCAGCACACGCTGCCATCACGGCGGAGCGCCATGCTGTGATATTCTCCGCCACATATTGCGACGGCGTTTGTCAGGCTTGAAGGGACGTTAATCTGTCCTTCCAAGTTTCTACCCCAACCAATCACACTTCCGTCGCCCGTAAGTGCGAGATTATGATAACCTCCTGCGGCGATGGCTGTCACATTCGTCAGTTGGACTGGAATATTTGTCTGACCGAAACCGTTATATCCCCACGCAAGCACGGCTGTAGCCCCAACCGTCAGTGTGGCGTTGGAAGAGTAAACCGATCCATAGCTGTTGCTAATTATCAGTTGATACGTGCCGGCATTTCCCATTTGCAAATTTGCGAGGCTCAAAACTGGATTCGTCGCTCCCAGGATATTTATCCCGTTAAACAACCATTGATAAAATAGCGGTTCTGATCCTTGCACAAGAACTTGAAAACTCGCTTTTCCCCGGCTCGCCATGGCCTGGCTTACTGGCTGTGCTGTGATTACTGGTGCTGAATTATTTATGGTTAGGACCACATTTGAACTGTTCGTCTTTCCGTATGCATTCGTGACGACTAGGGCGTAATTACCTGCATCGGATGCTTGCACATTTGTCAGACAGAAACTGGAGTTGGTTGCGCCAGTAATACCGGCCCCATTGAATTGCCATTGGTAGATAAGCGGCGGAGTGCCAATCGCCTCGGCAGCGAAGTTTGCCGTTGCACCTGCGGATAAGGTTTGATTGGTTGGCGAAGTAGTGAAGGTCGGCAGAGTGATTCCGGGCGTGAAAGCCACCTGGTCAAGAGTGCCGGAGTCCTGACCCGTCGAAAGGCCGGCATTTATATATTTCCAAAGCAGCGTCTGGGAACCGGCTCCAAGATAAATGGTTTTCTGCTGCCAGCCCGAACTTCCGAAAAAACTCGCCTGTTGTATGCCGTTAACATAAAAGACATAAGCATTGAAAAAGCTTTCGGAGGCATTCCACCAAAAACTCAAAGTCCCTGGCCCTGTTACCGTCGTTTGAAGGGTAGATTGTTGATTAGTGCTGATCGGCCCGCTGCTGGCCGCCGCCACTCCGTCGTAACTGTTTGTTCCTTGAGCGAACCACGTCGCGTCGCCACCCGTTGTCCAAACCAGATTGGTGGTATCCAAAGCTTCTGCAAAATTGCTGCCATCAATTAGCAATTGATAAGAAATAGGAAGATGTCCAGCCACTCCCAAACTCAACGAGGCCGGTGCCCCTACTGAAGCAACTCGGTTGGTTGGCTCCTTCGCGATGATTGCGCCGGAATCAAGGCCACTTAAAATGGATTCGGAACTGGTCGTTGCGCCTACGGAGTTGGTAACTCCCCAGCAAACAACTGTCATTGCCATCGAAATTTTTAAACACCGAAGAACCACCATTATGTTGCCACCAGCAGGCCAAAATTTTCTCATATTTTTACTCATGGTGAATTCTCTCCCCATGGTGCAAATTATGCAGCACAATTTAAGCCATAGCTGTTTTTTGCAAATTTGTAACTCACGTGCTTCCGGTAGAACTAATTCTGTACAAAATTAGGAGACGATCTCTCTCTTGACGCCGCGATCACGACTGTGGCAGTCTTCCGCGGTCATGCATTATCTCACACGTGTATCTGTGCTATTTTTCCTCGCCGTTGCTCTGTTCTCCTCCGGTTGTGCCAGCTCTTCCAAGTTGGATGTGCCGATGGATTACAAAACCGTAACAGTCCACCAAAATTTTTATGGTGTGGTGGCCAACGATGAAATCAAATCACTCGTTAATCAGGGCTGGGTGGTTTACCGGGTCCAAGGCCGACGCTTCTCCCCGGAAAACTTTAATTATTACTGGTCCCTCCGTCGGCCAAAGTTCGTGAACCAGGCGAATGCCGGGCCCGCCATAACCCAATAGTCGCTCCCTCGTTCACGCACAAAACTTAAAATTGTCACTCACAAGCTGTTTAGATTCCGGTTTGACATCTTTTGAAAACAGTCGCAATTTTGACCTTATAACTCAACCCTTGGAATAGCTACCATGCGTGTGGCTGGCCACTGCTCCGACTGGTATTTCCTCCTCTCCGGCTGTTGCGGCTGATGGCACGATCTATACTGCCGCGTACAATGACACTTCGCTGTATGCCATCACGCCTGATCAAACCAACAAATGAGTCTTCGATGCTCAAGGAAAGTTATTCGCTTCACCCACCATCGCCCCGAACGGGACAATCTATTTGGTGGCAGGACAGAAGCTCTTTGCCATTTATGAAACGAACGGGCCGGCCACCAGCGTCTCTTCGATGTTCCGGCGCGATCGTAAACACAATGCCCGAGCCACGCAAATGGCCTTCAACAGCTCCAAACAACTGCCCGATGGAACGGCCCGGATGAACCTGCGTCTTGAGCCGGGAGCGAGTTACCGGGTGCAGGCCTCAACCGATCTCGTGCAGCGGCTTGATCTCACAAACTTTGTAAGCTCCAGTCTCTCCATCCAGTTTACCGATACCTCTGCCACCAATTACAGCCAACGCTTCTATCGTCTTGCGTCCCCGTAATCAGTCGGCTCAGGGAGATTTTTAGGCGAGCCACGGACGCCTTGATCAGGCATGGCTTTCCGTTGCTCGTTTTCTTTATGACCACTCCTTTCGCAATGCCGCGAGCGTTCCTCTTCACCGAAATTTGCTGAATCGCCGGAGGATTTGAGTATGATAAGGTCGTGACTGAAGAAAATCGGCACGACCCTGGATTGCAATTGACGGCTGCTCAAAAAACTCCCCATTCCACGCGCGGGAAACTGACCATCTTTTTTGGAATGGCACCCGGTGTTGGAAAAACTTACGCCATGCTTCAGTCCGCTCGCAAGGAGAAGGATGCCGGGCGCGATGTTGTCATCGGCTGGGTGGAAACACACGACTCTAAAGAAACCGCAGAATTGATGCAGGACTTGCCGCTGCTGGCGCCCAGGTATGCAACTTCGGACGGAGTCAGTGTCGCTCAGCTGGATTTGGAAACACTGCTTGCCCGCCGTCCCCAACTCGCCCTGGTGGATGATTTGGCACACGCCAATGTCGTAGATGCCCGGCATCGCAAGCGTTATCAGGATGTGCTCGAACTTCTCGATGCGGGAATTGATGTCTTCACGACTCTGAGTGTGCAGCATGTCGCCAGCCGTGCCGATACAGTGCAGCAAATCACTGGAGCCACCGTGCGCGACATGGTGCCTGACAGTGTTCTGGACTCTGCCGAGATCGAACTGATTGATATTTCGCCGGGGAAACTCCTCGAGCGCCTGAGCGAAACAACTCTTCGATTGTCGGATTACTCCCAGTTGGCGCAGTCCGATTTCTTTCGACCCGGCAACTTGATGGCTTTACGTGAAATGACTTTGCGCCTGGTTGCGGAGCGGGTGGGGCAGGGGGTGCATGACTACATGAAAACCATGCAAATCCAGGGGCCTTGGAAATCAGGCCATCGTTTGCTGGTAGCGGTCGGACCCAATGCCCTGGCTGAACAGTTAATTCGGTGGACCCGCCGGCTTGCGGACAGCCTGAACTCTCCCTGGATAGCCCTTTATGTCGAAGTTCCTCGGCCGCTGAACCAGGAGGTTCAATCGCGCGTAACCCGAAATCTTTCGCTGGCTCGTGACCTTGGAGCCGAAGTCATCACCACTACGGATGCGGACGTCGTGAAGGGTTTGCTGCGCGTGGCCATGCAGCATAATGTCACCCAGGTTATCGTCGGTGAACCATTGGATGTTCATGGGAGGAAGTTTAGCCATAGCGAATCCATTGTCCGGCGGCTCATTAGCGAGAGCGGTGAAATCGATATCCATGTCGTGCGTGCGGACCATGGCACCCCGGGCAAGTTGTCTCGCCAATGGAAGCGTCTGGATCGAGCCCCTTGGAAGCAATATCTCGCCGCCATAGGCGCGGTACTGGCTGTGACTCTGGCAGCCTTCCTTTTTACTCCTTTAATCGGGGTTCACTCTACTGCACTTATTTTCCTCCTTACCGTGGTAGTGCTGGCTCTTTTCGTCCAACGTGGCCCGTCTTTGCTGGCCGCAGCCATGAGCGCCATCCTTTGGGATTATTTTTTTCTACCCCCTGTTTTTGCCTTTCGCGTCAGTCACATAGAAGATGGCATGTTGTTGGGAATGTACTTTGTTGTCGCACTTGTTCTCGGCCAACTGACTGCCAGAATTCGAGCGCAGGAGGAGGCCGAGCGACAGCGCGAGGAACGGGCCACGGCATTATATCTGCTTACACGCGAATTGGCCGAGGGCAACAATCTCGACCAGATGTTGCAAAAAATGGTCCGACAGATGGAAAGTGTCTTTAAAGCTCAAATCGCTGTGCTGTTGCAAGACCCGCCCAATCGGCTCAGCCGGCAAGCTCATTCCGCCAGTGCTTTTCAGCTCTCGGAACCGGAGCACCGCGTCGCTTGCTGGGCTTTTGAACATGCTCAGCCTGCCGGTGCCTTCACTGACAACCTTCCGGTCGCTGATGCACTTTATGTTCCACTCACAACCGCCACCGGAACTGTTGGCGTCATGGGGCTGCGTTTCAGTCAGTCTTTTCCGCCGACCATGCACCAACGAACCCTGCTTAACACATTTTCGCAACAAATCGCGCTCGCGCTCGACCGTCTCCGCCTGCAGCAGGTTTCGGAAAAATCCAAAATCCTCGCTGAGTCCGAGCGTTTGACGAAAACGCTTCTGAACTCCATTTCGCACGAAATCCGCACCCCCATTGCTGCCATCCAAAGCGCTGCCAGCAACCTCGTTGAACTGAACGATGCTCCTTTGTCCGAACCGCAGCAATCGATGGTTGGTGAGATTCAGGAAGCGACCGATAGGTTGAATCGTCTTGTGGGTAACGTGCTCGAGATCACCCGGATCGAATCGGGGCACGTCAAACCCAGGCTCAGCCTTTGTGATGTGAACGATCTGGTTCATGTTTGCATTAAAGAAACCCGCAAACAACTCGCACGCCATGGCGTCACAGTGGACTTGCAACCGCATTTGCCACTCGTTCCCATGGATTTCGTTTTGATTCAGCAGGCGCTCTCTAATCTTCTGTCAAATGCTGCTCTACACACGCGTGCTGGCACGAGCGTTCGTTTGACCGCGCGCGTGGAGCAGACCGAGTTCGTCCTTTCTGTGGCTGATCAAGGTGCTGGCATTCCTGCCGAAGCGCTTCCCCGGATATTTGATAAATTTTATCGTGCCCCCAATGCTCCCGCGGGCGGCACCGGCCTTGGACTCTCGTTGGTAAAAGGCTTTGTGGAAGCTCATGGCGGCAGCGTTCTCGCTCAAAATGATCCTAAAGGCGGTGCCATCTTTGCCATTCGTCTGCCAATAAACCAGTCTCCTTCCAACCAACCAGCTTTGTGATCAATACGGATGCCAAAAAACACACTGTTCTGATTATTGATGATGAACTCCAAATCCGTCGTCTGCTGCGTGTTTACCTGGAGCGAAATGGTTATGAAGTGATTGAAGCACCTACGGGAATCGACGGCATTGGTGAAGTTGCCCGGTGCCATCCGGATGCAGTGCTTTTGGATTTGGGTCTCCCTGATATGGATGGCCTGGCTGTGCTAAAGCGCTTGCGCGAATGGAGCCAGGTGCCGGTCCTGGTGGTATCGGTTCGCGGGCAGGATGATGACAAAATAGTCGCGCTGGATAACGGTGCCGATGATTATCTGACCAAACCGTTTAGCACCGGAGAGCTTCTGGCACGTTTGCGAGTGGCCCATCGCCACGCGCAGCCAAGCAGTCCGCCAGCCGTCTTTCGTGCCCGTAACCTGGAAGTTGATTTAGCCACGCGCACGGTAAAAGTAAACGGTCAAAAGGTAAAACTGACAGCCACCGAATATTCACTGCTGAACATGTTTGTGCGTCATGCCGGCAAAGTTCTGACGCACGGGCAGGTGTTACGTGAAATTTGGGGGCCGGCCGATGCGGATAAGACCGGGTATCTCAGGGTTTACATGGCTTATTTGCGCGAAAAGATCGAACTGAACCCTGCCGAACCCGAGCTTCTGATTACTGAGCCCGGTGTGGGTTACCGTTTGGCACTCCAGGAGTGACAGACGTAGCGCCAAATTAAACTCAGCTCGACGGTCCGAGTCCATCCCCTCAAAAGCCTTCTGTAACTGTCACTTCTTCCATTTCTTCTCCATATCAGAATGGATCTGAGTTTTCAGCGTAACAGGATGTTGTAAGCGATTGCAGTTCGTTCATTAACCCTTTTTTAATACATGTTATTGTCGCATGTTAAAGATGGCCAAAAAGATACAGGTGATGGCGGTAAATAAAACGCCACACTGTTTTTATTTATCCACAGTTTAGCTTTGACTTGCCGAGCTGTCGAAATTTTATCTCTCTGTTTCCTAGGGAAATTGCAGTATTAGAATTTTATTAAATATTTTTCTTTCGCTGGCATCGCCCGTGCTTAGGGGGGAGTTGTGACCTGTAATTGTTCCAGTTATTTCGATCGATTGTTTGCTTTCTCGAGGGGCGCAATTTTGAGTCGGGCAGGCGCATGTTTTGCCATTCAGCATAACCGTTAATCAATTCAATGAGCATGAAAAAAATAGAAGCCATCATAAAGCCCTTCAAACTTGAAGAGGTAAAGGACGCCTTGGGAGAGGTGGGTATTGAAGGTATGACTGTCAGCGAAGTAAAGGGATTCGGCCGTCAGAAGGGCCACACCGAAATCTATCGTGGCAGCGAGTATACCGTGGATTTTTTGCCCAAGATCAAACTGGAACTGGTAGTGGCCGATGATCAATTGGACGCGGCGGTTACCGCCATCGTCAAATCAGCCAAGACCGGCAAGATTGGTGATGGCAAAGTGTTCGTGTCAAACGTCGAGGATGCCATCCGCATTCGCACTGAAGAAAAGGGAGAAAAAGCTGTTTAACGAATCGATACAAGGAACTTACCATGAAAAAATTGATACTCTTAACTGGACTGATGGTGGGGATGATCGTGTCGGGATCTTCACTTCTGGCTGCTGATGAACCCGCAGCCGCCCCCGCCGCGGCCGCTGCAGCAACAGCGCCTGCCGCACCTGCGCTGAAGGAGCCGAATATCGAACAACGGCTCGCTGATTTGGAAGCTTACGTGAACAACGGTGCTCGCTCCTGCGATGCGGCCACCAACATTTCTTCCAAGATTGCAGGTCCTGGTCCCGGCCATAACGCCTGGATGATGACAAGCTCGGCCCTCGTTCTTTTCATGACCCTGCCCGGCCTGGCTCTCTTTTATGGTGGCTTGGTCCGCAGAAAGAACGTGCTGTCCGTTCTCGCCCAATGCCTGGGAATCACCGGTTTGGTGGCGATTCTTTGGTGGGTTTGCGGCTACAGCCTGGTCTTTGCCAGGGGCAGTGGCGGTGATGCCACGATTCTCGGCAGCCTCAAGACTTATGCCTTCCTGAATGGCGTTGATTCCATCCCGAACAAGGACTACGCCTCCTGGGTTTCGCACAACGTCTTCTCCATGTATCAGATGATGTTCGCGATCATCACTCCCGCGCTGATCGTAGGCGCCATTGCTGAGCGCATGAAGTTTTCCGCCATTCTACTCTTCGTGACTCTCTGGATGTTCGTGGTTTATTTCCCCCTCGCTCACATGATCTGGGGCGTCGATGGCTATATGAATGGTGTTTGGAATGCAGCCGCCAAGATCAAGGCCATCGATTTCGCCGGTGGCACCGTGGTGCACATGTCCTCCGGATGGTCCGCTCTGATTCTTTGCATCATCCTGGGCAAACGCATTGGCTTCGGCAAGGAGCCCATGCCGCCACACAGCATGGTCCTTTGTATGGTTGGCACTGGCATGCTCTGGGTCGGTTGGTACGGCTTCAATGCTGGTAGCGCTGTGGCTGCCGACAGCACTGCTGCCAACGCCTTTATCACCACCACCATGGCGACTGCGGTTGCTTCCTTCGCCTGGGGCATGGCTGAATACGTCCTTCGCGGCAAACCCAGTGTGCTCGGTTTCTGCTCCGGTGCGGTCGCCGGTCTGGTTGTCATCACTCCCGCCTGCGGTTTCGTGAATACCACAGGCGCCATGATTATCGGCGTCGCTGCTGGTTTGGTTCCCTTCTTCGCGGTCTGGAAGTTAAAGGCCTGGTTCGGTTATGATGATGCCCTCGATACCTTCGGTGTTCACGCTGTGGGTGGAACGATGGGCGCTTTTCTCACCGGTATTCTGGCAGTGCCAGCGACTTTGGTTGATGGAAAAATTAATCCTGCCGCTGTGAATGCTAATCTCGCAAGCAATGTGGATAAATACATTTACAAAGGCACTCTCTGGCTCGAACAGCTTAAGGCCATGGGCTTGACGATTGTCATGGCGGTCGTGGGCACGGTCATCATTGCCTACATCGTCAAGGCAGTCGTGGGTCTCCGTCCAACGCCGGAAGTCGAAACCGCCGGTCTTGATCTGGCCGAACACGGGGAAGAAGGTTATCACGGCGAAGGTGCAATGTAATCAATTTGAATACCCGGGCCGGCTACCAAACGAAGCCGGCCCGGCTTTCCTAACCAACTCATAACAAAATATGGCAAACGAAAACGTAAAAGCAGCGACTCCCAAGGGAGTCATCGATCTGGCCAAGAAGCAGGGGGCCCGGATGGTAGACATCAAGTTTGTGGATACCTTCGGCACCTGGCAGCACTTCAGCGTGCCGGTGGCCGAACTCACCGAGGAGGTCTTTGCCGAGGGCTTTGGCTTTGACGGCTCCTCCATCCGGGGCTGGAAGAGCATAGAAGCCTCCGACATGCTGGCCATGCCGGACCCGGGCACGGCCTTCATTGATCCCTTCTGCGCGGTCCCCACCTTAAGCCTGACCTGCACCATTGCCGAGACCGGCACCAAGGAGGCCTACAACCGGGATCCCCGCGGGATTGCCCAGCGGGGGGAAAAGTACCTCGCCTCCACCGGGCTGGCCGACACGGCCGTCTTTGGTCCCGAAGCCGAGTTCTTCATCTTTGACAACGTGCAGTATGACCACAAGGCCAACGGCACCTTCTACAGCGTGGATAGCGAGGAGGCCATCTGGAACAGCGGGCGCGATGAAATGCCCAACCTGGGCTACAAGACCCGCTACAAGGAGGGCTACTTCCCCGTGGCCCCCACCGACACCCAGCAGGATATCCGCACCGAAATGTGCCTGGTCATGGAGCAGTTGGGCATCAAGGTCGAGCGCCAGCACCATGAAGTGGCCACGGCCGGGCAGGCCGAAATTGACTTCCGCTTTGACACGCTGGTCAAGACGGCCGACACGATGATGCTCTACAAGTACATCATCAAGAACGTCGCCCGCAAGCACGGCAAGACCGTGACCTTCATGCCCAAGCCCCTCTTTGGGGACAATGGCTCCGGGATGCACACCCACCAGTCCCTCTGGAAGAAGGGCAAGCCCCTCTTTGCGGGCAAGGAATACGCCGGGCTCTCCGAGATGGCCCTCTACTATATTGGGGGCATTCTCAAGCACGCCAAGGCGCTCTGCGCCATCTGCAACCCCACCACCAACAGCTACAAGCGTTTGGTGCCCGGGTATGAGGCGCCCGTGAACCTGGCTTACTCGGCCCGCAACCGCAGTGCGGCCATCCGCATCCCCACCTTCAGCGAGAGCCCCAAGGCCAAGCGCATTGAGTATCGCCCGCCGGACCCGGCCGCCAATCCGTACCTGGCCTACACGGCCCTGCTCATGGCGGGCCTGGACGGGGTGCTCAACAAGATTGATCCCGGTGAGCCCCTGGACAAGAACATCTATGAGCTGCCGCCCGAGGAGCTCAAGAAGGTGCCCAATGTGCCCGGCAGCCTGGGGGAGGCCCTGGACCACCTGGAGAAGGACCACGAGTTCCTGCTCAAGGGGGATGTGTTTACGAAGGACTTCCTGGAAATGTGGGTCACCCACAAGCGCAAGGAGCATGATGCCCTGCGCCTGCGCCCGCATCCCTACGAATTCTTCCTCTACTACGACGTGTAGAAAACCATTGCCTCAAATAGGCAAACAATAGCAAAACGGCGTGGATGCAAATCCACGCCGTTTTGGTCTGGAAGGGCCACGAAGGATGAACTGAAAGACTTTTGTTCCCGGCATCCTTACCGTTCCCTTGTTAATAAAGGCTTATAACAGGCTTTAGGGCATTTCGACTACGCGATAGAATCGTTGCGGATTATTGGTCGCGTCCGTGTCCTGCAGCAGGAGCATCCCATTGGTGATGCTCAAGCAATTGGTCAGCGGCATCCATGTGATGAGATCGCTGCTGACCCGGACCTCGAAGTGCGGCGCATCCACGAACGAGATGCTTCCTCCATCACTATCTCCAAATAGCAGGGCCATGCTCCCATCGGTGCCCGGGACCAGACTTTGCAATTTTTGCGGCACCAAAACACGCAGGATCGCGTTGCTGCTTGTCAAGGAGCCAAACGCATTTGTCACAATCACTGAATAGGCGCCAGCATCTGATCGCTGCAGTCCTGTTAATTGGAGAGCCGTCGTGGTTGCACCGTTGATCTTAACGCCATTCTTCCACCATTGATAACTCAGGGGTTGCGAACCGTCCGCCACGACCATGAACGTGGCCGGAGAGCCGCCGACCGCAACCACATTGGTCGGTTGCGAAATCAGAAATGGCAGTTGCCCAATTACAACGGCTGCGACATTGGAGCTGGTCACAACGCCAAGCGCATTGCTCACCACCACAGAGTAAGTGCCGCTGTTGGTTGTCTGGTTACCGTTGAGAAAAAGCGACGCATTGGTTGCGCCAGTAATGTTCACCCCGTTGAAGAACCAGCGGAAAGAGAGTGGCTGGATGCTCGTGGCTCCAACGCTCAACAAGAGCGGATGGCCGGCAAAAACATGGGCTGTTAATGGTTGTCTCGCAACGGCGGGATCACCTGTCGCTATCAAGGCTATCGAATGCAAACGACCACCCGCAATGCTGACAATGTCAGTCAGGCCTGTTGGCACCACACTGGGGAGGTTCGGGCCGAATCCTCCCCAGCCCACCGCAGTTCCCCCGGCCTTGATTGCTAGGCTATGAAACCATCCTCTCGCGATGAATACCACGTTCGTCAAACCCGCCGGCACATTGCATTGGCCGTTGTTGTTCAATCCCCAGGCCACGACCGTTCCGTCCGCCTTCAATGCCAGGCTGTGCGATTCACCCGCAGCAATCATCACCACATTGCTAAGATTGGCTGGAACATTGGTCTGGCCGAAGCTGTTCAAACCCCAGGCCGTCAAAGTCCCATCAGATTTCAAGGCAACGCTGTGATCGTGGCCCGCAGCAATCGCCACAACATTTGTCAAACCCGCGGGCACATTGCACTGGCCAAAGGAATTACTCCCCCAGCACACAATCGTCCCATCAAGCTTCAACGCCAGGTTATGATTCCCCCCCGCCGCAATGGCCACGACATTCGTTAATCCTGCCGGTGGGCTGGTGGTAAATCCCCACGCCACAACCGTGCCATTCGATTTCAAAGCAAGACTGTGACCGGGGCCGCCCGCTATCGCGATCACATTGGTCGCGCTGGTCGGCACGATGGTTTGGCCACTCCCATTGGCGCCCCAGGCTAAAACATTCCCATCCGCCTTCAATGCCAGGCAATGGTCGTACCCTGCCGCAATGGACACAATCTTCGTCGTAGTCAGCGATACGTTTGTTTGACCCAGGCCACCGTCACCCCAGGGCACCACCACGTTCCGCACCACTGTCAGCTTGGAATTGGCGCTTACAACCGCGCCTGATTGTTGGTTGCTCACAATCACAGAATAATTTCCCTCGTTCGCCAATTGCACCGAAGCGATTTTGTAAATGGCATTCGTTGCATTAACAATATTTTGCCCCTTGAATTGCCACTGGTAGGTCAATGGAAGTTGATTGACCACACCCACACTGAGCATGGCGGGTTGGAACGGCGTCATCCCTCCGGATGCCGGCCCACGTGCAATCGCCGGGTCTGCCGTGCTCATGAGCAGCAGGCTCTGATTGTTGCCGGCGGCTATTCCCACAATTCCGGGCAGTTGGGGAGGAATGTTGGGTTGCGCCCCGTTAATTAGGCCCCACATCACTATTGTCCCATCGGACTTCAAGGCAATGCTGTGGGTTGATCCCGCGGCAATCGCCACAACATTACTCAAGCTGGTTGGCACATTGGCCTGGCCGGAGGAATTAAGACCCCATGCCACCACCGTTCCGTTGGAACGCAAGGCGAGGCAGTGGTTATTACCCGCGGCAATTGCCACAATATTGGTTAAGCCGCTGGGCAGGTTCGTTTGACCAAAGGAGTTTGCGCCCCATGCCACAACGCTCCCTCCTGCCTTCAATGCCAAAGCATGATCCACTCCCACATCTATCCCGATGATTCCGGTAACAGCCGGTGGCACATTCGTGATCGCAGGTTTTGGTCCCCAAGCAAAGACGGTTCCGTCGGTTTTTAACACCATATAGTTGTTGATTGACGAATCAGAACCCATTGCAATTGCCACGACGTTATTCGTTGCCCCTGCTGGAACCACTGTTGTTCCTCCCCACGCCACCACGGTTCCATTCGATTGCAACGCCAGGCTCTGATTGTACCCCGCAGCAATGGCCATCACGTTGGTAACATTCGCCGGCACGGTGGAAAGCGAACCCCAGGAAATGACTGTCCCATCCGGCTTCAACCCCAAATCATGATTATATCCTGCCGCCAATGCCACGACATTGCTCAAACCGGCTGGCGGCAAATTTGGAACAGGCGAGCCCAAAGTGGTAATAGGCACCAGCGACAATGTCGCAGTCGAACTCACCGTAGCGCCTGCCGCATTCGTCACCCGCACACTATAATTCCCCGCCTGTGCCGCAGTGAGTCCGGTCAAAGTCAACGTCGTGTTCGTCTCTGCCGTAATATC
This genomic window contains:
- a CDS encoding immunoglobulin domain-containing protein — protein: MRKRAYFVSVFGIVLLACLGASASTVIAVGGDGSGESDVPAGLTNVVAIASGLGSSLALNADGSVVPWGATYFGPPMPTDLTNVVAISATSAHNLVLRSNGLVAVWGEGLPKSFLPAGVSNVVQVATGFEHSLTLKSDGTIFGWGSVVVPAGLTNVVGIAAGGLSSAALKADGTVVMWGDNGFGQNDVPADLTNVVAVAPGGYHCLALKGDGTVVAWGWDSNGQTEVPVGLSNVVAIAAGYYYSVALKADGTVVSWGANYQGQNDLPSSLTNVVAISAGYEHSLFLTDIGIPQVVQSPMDVVGVAERSVLFRAGAVGKHSLGYQWKYNGTELPGANGPALLLTNVQPSQAGAYSVVVSNALGSVESASGILTVAPLAFVTPPANMTIYVGESASFAVTLNGTGPFSYQWRFNDTDLIGETNAVLTISNAELSQAGPYSVSVSNQYGSLVSPSASLTVIDSVPIILKQPVSRGAMGPGSSAVFQVTADGSKPLSYQWRFNGVDITAETNTTLTLTGLTAAQAGNYSVRVTNAAGATVSSTATLSLVPITTLGSPVPNLPPAGLSNVVALAAGYNHDLGLKPDGTVISWGSLSTVPANVTNVMAIAAGYNQSLALQSNGTVVAWGGTTVVPAGATNNVVAIAMGSDSSINNYMVLKTDGTVFAWGPKPAITNVPPAVTGIIGIDVGVDHALALKAGGSVVAWGANSFGQTNLPSGLTNIVAIAAGNNHCLALRSNGTVVAWGLNSSGQANVPTSLSNVVAIAAGSTHSIALKSDGTIVMWGLINGAQPNIPPQLPGIVGIAAGNNQSLLLMSTADPAIARGPASGGMTPFQPAMLSVGVVNQLPLTYQWQFKGQNIVNATNAIYKIASVQLANEGNYSVIVSNQQSGAVVSANSKLTVVRNVVVPWGDGGLGQTNVSLTTTKIVSIAAGYDHCLALKADGNVLAWGANGSGQTIVPTSATNVIAIAGGPGHSLALKSNGTVVAWGFTTSPPAGLTNVVAIAAGGNHNLALKLDGTIVCWGSNSFGQCNVPAGLTNVVAIAAGHDHSVALKSDGTLTAWGLNSFGQTNVPANLSNVVMIAAGESHSLALKADGTVVAWGLNNNGQCNVPAGLTNVVFIARGWFHSLAIKAGGTAVGWGGFGPNLPSVVPTGLTDIVSIAGGRLHSIALIATGDPAVARQPLTAHVFAGHPLLLSVGATSIQPLSFRWFFNGVNITGATNASLFLNGNQTTNSGTYSVVVSNALGVVTSSNVAAVVIGQLPFLISQPTNVVAVGGSPATFMVVADGSQPLSYQWWKNGVKINGATTTALQLTGLQRSDAGAYSVIVTNAFGSLTSSNAILRVLVPQKLQSLVPGTDGSMALLFGDSDGGSISFVDAPHFEVRVSSDLITWMPLTNCLSITNGMLLLQDTDATNNPQRFYRVVEMP